In a single window of the Halobacteriovorax sp. DA5 genome:
- a CDS encoding MerC domain-containing protein: MDNKMEEVKTSKYDESADRAGLLVSVLCCLHCMAIPLLIIFVPSLATYFENPLIHSLAIFIVVPVGLFAFMKNLKIHNDKRPLFIGILGMAAILIGHFNQYFLADHAGHMHMHTHAHSIGTIEVVASIVGGLALIAAHLLNIKLCRCHHCEH; this comes from the coding sequence ATGGACAACAAAATGGAAGAAGTTAAAACATCAAAATATGACGAATCAGCTGATCGCGCAGGGTTGCTCGTTTCTGTCTTATGTTGCCTACATTGCATGGCAATTCCATTATTGATTATTTTTGTACCTTCTTTGGCAACTTATTTTGAAAATCCACTTATCCATAGCCTTGCGATTTTTATTGTTGTTCCAGTTGGACTCTTTGCATTTATGAAAAATTTAAAGATTCATAATGATAAGAGACCACTTTTTATAGGTATCCTTGGAATGGCAGCAATTCTAATTGGTCACTTCAATCAATACTTCCTAGCAGATCATGCTGGGCATATGCATATGCACACTCACGCTCATTCAATTGGAACAATAGAAGTTGTGGCATCAATTGTTGGTGGCCTAGCTCTAATTGCGGCGCATTTACTAAATATTAAACTATGCCGCTGTCACCACTGCGAACACTAG
- the mgtE gene encoding magnesium transporter yields the protein MTNETHPEIENTMQFTKIGIALKDWPSLSESERLSTFNSMSEEEALDFFDSLDSNYQADLFEQFDRDLKRRWANDLAYDDLADILQLLDRDQVEETLSLLAKHARVEVMALMAYAEDVAGGLMNSNYIRLRANMMVEEAIRYIRTQTLSNVETIYYTYVIDASQKLLGVVSLRELFGARDGQKVSELMSSGQDLIAIPDNMDQEEIGRVFARHDQVVLPVVDEEFRMKGIITVDDIIKAVEEETTEDMQKIGAVESLDAPYLEVGFFEMARKRLGWLIILFIGQMLTATAMTHFENAIAQTVALVTFIPLIISSGGNSGSQASTLVIRALALGEVKNSDTVRVFFREIGSGLFMGLILGVFGFLRIYFWPHANEIYGLNFARISMIVGFSIVCIVTWGTLVGSMLPFILKKLRFDPATASTPFVATICDVTGIIIYFSIAHALL from the coding sequence ATGACAAACGAAACTCATCCAGAAATTGAGAACACGATGCAATTTACTAAAATTGGTATCGCCCTTAAAGATTGGCCTTCTCTTTCTGAGTCTGAGCGTCTCTCAACTTTTAATAGTATGTCTGAAGAAGAGGCATTGGACTTCTTTGACTCTCTTGATTCAAACTACCAAGCTGATTTATTTGAACAATTTGACCGCGATCTTAAAAGACGTTGGGCAAATGACTTGGCCTATGATGACTTGGCCGATATTCTTCAACTTCTCGATCGAGACCAAGTAGAAGAAACTCTGTCTCTTTTAGCAAAGCATGCGCGTGTTGAGGTAATGGCCCTAATGGCCTATGCCGAAGACGTTGCCGGTGGTCTAATGAACTCCAATTATATTCGCCTGCGTGCAAATATGATGGTGGAAGAGGCCATTCGCTATATTCGTACTCAAACGCTGAGTAATGTTGAAACGATCTATTATACTTATGTTATCGATGCTTCTCAAAAGCTTTTAGGGGTGGTTTCTTTGCGAGAGCTCTTTGGAGCTCGTGATGGTCAAAAAGTATCAGAGCTTATGAGTAGTGGACAGGATCTAATTGCGATCCCCGATAATATGGACCAGGAAGAGATTGGGCGTGTGTTTGCCCGTCACGACCAGGTTGTTCTTCCTGTTGTTGATGAAGAATTTCGTATGAAAGGTATCATTACAGTTGATGATATCATTAAGGCGGTAGAAGAAGAGACGACAGAAGATATGCAAAAGATCGGTGCCGTTGAGTCTCTTGATGCTCCTTATCTTGAAGTTGGTTTTTTTGAAATGGCAAGAAAGCGTCTAGGCTGGCTTATCATTCTCTTTATTGGCCAGATGTTAACGGCAACTGCCATGACTCACTTTGAAAATGCCATTGCTCAAACCGTTGCTCTTGTAACGTTTATTCCTTTAATTATTTCATCAGGTGGAAACTCGGGCTCGCAAGCTTCTACACTTGTTATTCGCGCCCTTGCTCTTGGTGAAGTTAAAAATTCTGATACTGTCAGAGTCTTTTTCCGTGAAATCGGCTCAGGACTTTTCATGGGGCTTATTCTAGGGGTTTTTGGTTTTTTAAGAATTTATTTTTGGCCTCATGCAAATGAAATTTACGGCCTAAACTTTGCTCGAATTTCCATGATCGTTGGCTTCAGTATTGTTTGTATTGTGACGTGGGGAACTCTTGTGGGTTCAATGCTGCCATTCATTCTTAAGAAGCTTCGCTTTGACCCGGCCACGGCCTCGACTCCCTTTGTTGCAACAATTTGCGATGTTACGGGAATCATTATCTATTTCTCAATTGCTCACGCGCTCCTTTAG
- a CDS encoding TatD family hydrolase: MTSKESESAKFIDLHGHSGSNKTTSIEDFRIYSYSPQINDLPRDGQFYSAGVHPWKLTDAVSSFEEVKKLCRLDDCLLVGEAGLDRAIETDLNEQEKIFTWHIELANELGKPLIIHNVRCLSDIFRLHKTHKDHTAWILHDFNGTIKDLKDCHERKIYTSLGPRFYESSNAKIQETILNNKVDLEYIFFETDDRSDLEISQLYKEFAVRQKLQLADLKEQIWCNLSRLLGKNLTI, from the coding sequence ATGACAAGCAAAGAAAGCGAAAGTGCAAAATTTATCGACCTTCACGGCCATTCGGGATCGAATAAAACGACCTCTATTGAGGATTTTCGTATTTATTCCTACTCACCGCAAATCAATGACTTACCCAGAGATGGCCAATTTTATAGTGCTGGAGTCCACCCATGGAAACTCACAGATGCTGTAAGTAGCTTTGAAGAGGTAAAGAAGCTGTGTCGTCTAGATGATTGCCTTCTGGTGGGAGAAGCAGGCCTAGACCGTGCCATTGAGACAGACCTTAACGAACAAGAAAAAATCTTTACTTGGCATATTGAGTTGGCCAATGAATTAGGCAAGCCACTAATTATCCATAATGTAAGATGCCTCTCAGATATCTTTCGCCTTCATAAAACTCATAAGGACCACACAGCTTGGATTCTGCATGACTTTAATGGCACGATCAAGGACTTAAAAGATTGTCATGAACGAAAGATTTATACGAGTTTAGGTCCACGTTTCTATGAGTCTTCAAATGCAAAAATTCAAGAGACCATCTTGAATAATAAAGTGGACTTAGAGTATATCTTCTTTGAAACTGATGATCGCAGCGATCTTGAAATTTCACAACTCTATAAAGAGTTCGCCGTAAGGCAAAAGCTACAGCTAGCAGACCTAAAGGAACAAATTTGGTGCAACCTATCTCGCCTTCTTGGCAAAAATTTAACGATTTAA
- a CDS encoding succinate dehydrogenase/fumarate reductase iron-sulfur subunit, which produces MTLHLKIWRQKNREDKGQMADYTLENVSPDASFLEMLDQLNEELIPQGVEPVAFDHDCREGICGMCSLMINGQAHGPEAETTTCQLHMRKFSDGDTIVIEPFRARAFPVEKDLMVDRSAFDEIIAAGGFVSVNTGNAQDANAILIPKEQADLAMDAAACIGCGACVASCKNASAMLFVSAKVSQMALLPQGQAEASQRVQNMVKKMDDLGFGNCTNEAECEASCPKGIEITNIARMNRELLKAAVTSKTTPTV; this is translated from the coding sequence ATGACACTTCATTTAAAAATCTGGCGTCAAAAGAATCGTGAAGATAAAGGTCAAATGGCCGACTATACTTTAGAAAACGTTTCTCCGGATGCTTCATTTCTTGAAATGCTAGATCAGTTAAACGAAGAACTTATCCCACAAGGTGTTGAGCCAGTAGCTTTCGACCACGACTGTCGTGAAGGTATTTGTGGTATGTGTTCTCTAATGATCAATGGTCAAGCTCACGGGCCAGAAGCTGAAACAACAACTTGTCAGCTTCACATGAGAAAGTTCTCTGATGGTGATACGATTGTTATCGAACCATTTAGAGCAAGAGCTTTCCCAGTAGAAAAAGACCTTATGGTTGATCGTAGTGCATTTGATGAAATCATCGCTGCTGGTGGTTTCGTATCTGTAAACACAGGAAATGCTCAAGATGCAAACGCTATCCTAATCCCAAAAGAGCAAGCAGACCTAGCAATGGACGCTGCAGCTTGTATTGGTTGTGGAGCTTGTGTTGCTTCATGTAAGAACGCTTCTGCGATGCTTTTCGTATCGGCCAAAGTTTCTCAAATGGCACTTCTTCCACAAGGACAAGCTGAAGCTTCTCAACGTGTTCAAAACATGGTTAAGAAGATGGATGATCTTGGATTTGGTAACTGTACTAACGAAGCTGAATGTGAAGCTTCATGCCCGAAAGGAATTGAAATCACAAATATCGCTCGTATGAACAGAGAGCTTCTAAAAGCTGCTGTAACATCTAAGACGACACCAACTGTTTAA
- a CDS encoding redoxin family protein, translating to MKLIVSLFITTLTLALSPGDKAPNFTLVNQDGKQITLASFKGKKVILEWYNEGCPFVRKHYDSLNMQQTQKLAKDSGHYWLTINSSNIGKQGYIRDAAAAKNRLQVEKSNASHLLIDTDGTVGRRYNAKTTPEIFIINESGVIDYMGAIDSIASADKSDIQNARNYVKNALEQLKNNEKVNPARTKPYGCSVKY from the coding sequence ATGAAATTAATCGTCTCTCTCTTTATAACTACACTTACTCTCGCTTTATCTCCAGGAGATAAGGCCCCAAACTTTACTCTTGTAAACCAAGACGGAAAGCAGATTACACTGGCCTCTTTTAAAGGCAAGAAAGTTATTCTTGAGTGGTATAACGAAGGCTGTCCCTTTGTTAGAAAACATTATGATTCACTAAATATGCAGCAGACACAGAAGCTTGCAAAAGATAGCGGCCATTACTGGCTTACAATTAATTCATCTAATATTGGAAAACAGGGTTATATCAGAGACGCCGCTGCTGCAAAGAATCGCCTACAGGTCGAAAAATCAAATGCTTCTCACCTTCTGATTGATACGGATGGAACTGTTGGTAGACGCTATAATGCAAAGACAACGCCAGAGATTTTCATCATTAATGAAAGTGGTGTAATTGACTATATGGGGGCCATCGACAGTATTGCTTCGGCCGACAAAAGTGATATTCAAAACGCTCGAAACTATGTTAAAAACGCGCTAGAACAACTTAAGAACAATGAGAAAGTAAATCCAGCGAGAACAAAACCGTATGGATGCAGTGTTAAATATTAA
- the rpsP gene encoding 30S ribosomal protein S16, with translation MLTIRLQRGGRTHMPIYTIVAADSRNARDGKFSEKLGQYNPQLKENNLIDIKAERISELIGKGATISDTVRTLLKKNKVTLN, from the coding sequence ATGTTAACAATTAGATTACAACGCGGTGGTAGAACTCACATGCCTATTTACACAATCGTTGCAGCTGACTCAAGAAATGCAAGAGACGGAAAATTCAGCGAAAAATTAGGTCAATATAACCCACAACTTAAAGAAAATAACCTTATCGACATTAAAGCTGAGAGAATCTCTGAGCTAATCGGTAAAGGTGCTACAATTTCTGATACTGTAAGAACACTTCTAAAGAAGAACAAAGTTACTCTTAACTAG
- a CDS encoding MBL fold metallo-hydrolase — MLIHSFFDKDTNTLTYIIYSLATKKAVVVDPVLNFDYASGSVSTKEVELIDEFLKANSLELTYIFETHVHADHLSGASSLKKFYPNAKIVIHENIKQVQVVFNQAYRSQVKEDGSQFDLLTREGETFKVADDLEVEIIETPGHTPACMSLYVNKEALFVGDAIFMPDMGTGRCDFPKGSADDLYESIQKIYALDDNCTIYVGHDYGPGGREIMFMTTVGKQKRNNIQCKASTSKDEFLSFRTTRDAHLSAPRLLIPSIQYNMNGGEFIFNEEDGAPFLKVPVKL, encoded by the coding sequence ATGTTGATCCACTCTTTTTTTGATAAAGACACTAATACTCTGACTTATATCATTTACTCTTTGGCAACAAAGAAGGCAGTGGTTGTTGATCCCGTTTTAAATTTTGACTACGCTAGTGGATCTGTGTCAACAAAAGAAGTCGAACTCATCGACGAGTTTTTAAAAGCAAATAGTTTAGAGCTAACTTATATCTTTGAGACTCATGTTCATGCTGATCATTTATCTGGTGCATCGAGCCTAAAGAAATTTTATCCAAATGCAAAAATTGTCATTCATGAAAATATAAAGCAGGTACAAGTTGTCTTTAATCAAGCTTACCGTTCACAAGTTAAAGAGGATGGTTCTCAATTCGATTTATTAACACGAGAAGGAGAAACATTTAAAGTTGCAGATGATCTTGAAGTTGAAATTATTGAAACACCTGGTCACACGCCTGCTTGTATGAGCTTATATGTAAATAAAGAAGCGTTATTTGTAGGAGATGCGATCTTCATGCCTGATATGGGAACAGGGCGATGTGATTTTCCTAAAGGCAGTGCGGATGACCTTTATGAATCCATACAAAAAATCTATGCCTTAGATGATAATTGTACCATCTACGTCGGTCATGATTATGGGCCTGGTGGACGTGAGATTATGTTTATGACTACTGTAGGAAAACAAAAGCGTAATAATATACAATGCAAGGCAAGTACTTCTAAAGATGAGTTCTTAAGCTTTCGAACAACTAGGGATGCACACTTAAGCGCTCCAAGGCTACTGATTCCTAGTATTCAGTATAATATGAATGGGGGAGAGTTTATCTTTAATGAAGAGGATGGGGCACCATTTTTGAAAGTTCCAGTTAAATTATAA
- a CDS encoding DUF2786 domain-containing protein: protein MACDIFAGIGLSFKRSRLHYKGVMYPLTFVVNDSDKILGFYDPLIYQIGINRCFLTINDDKLLENVLKHELAHFLVHIECGIHEQAHGIEFRGIFKRFGWDDNFSKSQVNLSAFVKSNDNITAKIQKLLELAKSENEFEAKLAAKKANDLIQKHNLDKLKLNHLARDDFDMKDFEDTYVRRVASFKRRNLLHDCLYDILKEYAVSPVFSSGRGGGYLEIIGAKENVEAAHYIYDYTVNAMEGLWKQAKKNSNLKGVRARNSYYKSFTKSFLSELKGHQSKQISSRELIHIKGLAEAHRNRVYPRVSSQTSQATSFDANAWNLGAKAGKQFKMGKGIGQKSSTKLLTN, encoded by the coding sequence ATGGCCTGTGATATATTCGCGGGAATAGGTCTCTCTTTTAAGCGCTCACGCCTCCACTACAAAGGAGTGATGTACCCGCTTACATTTGTTGTAAATGACTCTGACAAAATCCTAGGCTTCTACGATCCCCTTATTTATCAAATTGGAATCAACAGGTGCTTTCTTACAATTAACGATGACAAGCTTCTAGAAAATGTTCTCAAGCATGAGCTTGCCCACTTCTTAGTTCATATTGAATGTGGCATACACGAGCAGGCCCATGGGATTGAATTTAGAGGTATTTTTAAACGCTTTGGCTGGGATGATAACTTTTCAAAGTCGCAAGTCAACTTAAGTGCCTTTGTAAAAAGCAATGATAATATCACGGCAAAGATTCAAAAGCTTCTGGAGCTTGCAAAGTCAGAAAATGAATTTGAGGCCAAACTTGCTGCCAAAAAAGCAAATGATCTCATTCAAAAACACAACTTAGACAAACTCAAACTTAATCATCTAGCACGAGATGATTTTGATATGAAAGACTTTGAAGATACTTATGTCAGACGAGTCGCCTCTTTTAAAAGACGTAACCTTCTTCACGATTGCCTCTATGATATACTTAAGGAATATGCAGTCTCTCCAGTCTTCAGCTCTGGACGTGGCGGGGGCTACCTCGAAATTATTGGCGCCAAAGAAAATGTTGAGGCCGCTCACTATATCTATGACTATACAGTAAATGCGATGGAAGGACTTTGGAAGCAGGCCAAGAAAAACTCAAATTTAAAAGGTGTTCGTGCTCGTAATTCTTATTATAAGAGTTTTACGAAATCATTCCTAAGTGAACTTAAAGGTCATCAGAGCAAGCAAATAAGCTCACGTGAACTAATCCATATTAAAGGTCTTGCCGAGGCCCATCGAAACCGAGTCTACCCTCGTGTCTCATCGCAAACAAGTCAGGCAACTAGCTTTGATGCAAATGCATGGAATCTTGGCGCTAAGGCCGGTAAACAATTTAAAATGGGTAAAGGTATTGGACAAAAATCCTCCACAAAACTTCTAACTAACTAA
- a CDS encoding KH domain-containing protein, whose product MSELKDLIDTVSRALVDMPEQVEVNEIVGEQTTVIELKVDKTDLGKVIGKQGKTARALRTILNAASTKLKKRSVLEIIE is encoded by the coding sequence ATGAGTGAGTTAAAAGACTTAATCGATACAGTTAGTCGCGCATTAGTTGATATGCCAGAGCAAGTAGAAGTAAACGAGATTGTTGGAGAACAAACAACAGTTATCGAACTTAAGGTTGATAAAACTGACCTTGGTAAAGTTATTGGGAAGCAAGGGAAAACAGCTCGCGCACTAAGAACTATTCTTAATGCTGCTTCAACAAAGTTGAAAAAAAGATCTGTTTTAGAAATTATAGAATAA
- a CDS encoding succinate dehydrogenase cytochrome b subunit: MSALRFYLTNSVAKKQVMGVTGLLLCGFLLSHMLGNFLLMVGADAFNKYAYTLTSNPLIYVAEAGLLVIFLTHLFMALKLTMENKAARPVKYYMKQPTGRGATFASSTMPYTGMLILFFIIMHLINFKYGAVYMTTLNGMEVRDLYKTVIVYFASPLNVGMYVVFMIVLGIHVSHGFWSAFQSIGFNHPKYMPAIKFLSKLYAVVLTVGYSTIAIWCHVKGGM, encoded by the coding sequence ATGTCAGCATTACGCTTTTATTTGACTAACTCCGTTGCTAAAAAGCAAGTAATGGGAGTTACGGGACTTCTTCTATGTGGTTTCCTATTATCACACATGCTTGGTAACTTTTTACTAATGGTTGGAGCAGACGCTTTTAACAAGTACGCTTACACGCTTACTTCAAACCCGCTAATCTATGTTGCTGAAGCAGGTCTTCTAGTAATCTTCTTAACTCACCTCTTTATGGCCCTGAAACTTACGATGGAAAATAAAGCAGCTCGTCCAGTTAAGTACTACATGAAGCAACCAACAGGACGCGGAGCAACTTTCGCATCATCAACTATGCCTTACACAGGTATGCTAATTCTTTTCTTCATCATCATGCACTTAATTAACTTTAAGTATGGTGCTGTATATATGACGACATTAAACGGAATGGAAGTTCGTGACCTTTACAAAACAGTAATCGTATACTTTGCTTCTCCTCTTAATGTGGGAATGTATGTAGTTTTCATGATTGTACTTGGAATCCACGTATCTCACGGATTCTGGTCGGCCTTTCAATCAATTGGATTTAACCACCCTAAGTATATGCCAGCAATCAAGTTTCTATCGAAACTATATGCTGTTGTCTTAACTGTTGGATACTCTACAATTGCAATTTGGTGTCACGTTAAGGGAGGAATGTAA
- a CDS encoding response regulator, which translates to MIETMTMSQNPEIKRILLVDDQVEILELLQDALRMEGYEVDACADASAALSALGEHTYSHVISDYQMPEVNGMELATRAQGVLKEKMPPFILATGDCSINSDTIKGKGVSSILPKPFTLKQVITVLQN; encoded by the coding sequence ATGATTGAAACAATGACGATGTCACAAAATCCAGAAATAAAACGTATTTTACTAGTAGATGACCAAGTTGAGATACTAGAGCTATTACAAGATGCTCTTCGTATGGAAGGTTATGAAGTCGATGCATGTGCTGATGCTAGTGCGGCCCTAAGTGCATTAGGTGAGCATACATATTCACATGTTATTTCCGATTATCAAATGCCTGAAGTTAATGGAATGGAATTGGCCACTAGAGCACAGGGTGTTCTTAAGGAGAAGATGCCTCCATTTATTCTTGCGACAGGGGATTGTTCAATTAATTCTGATACGATTAAGGGCAAAGGTGTTAGTAGTATTCTACCAAAACCATTTACCCTTAAGCAGGTAATAACTGTTCTACAGAACTAG
- a CDS encoding fumarate reductase/succinate dehydrogenase flavoprotein subunit, producing MTNMNIKKMDGKVPAGDDITKVWTQHKFNMKLVNPANRRKFEIIVVGSGLAGASAAATLGEQGYNVKCFCLQDSARRAHSIAAQGGVNAAKNYPNDGDSIWRLFYDTVKGGDYRAREANVYRLAEVANNIIDQCAAQGVPFAREYGGTLSNRSFGGAQVSRTFYARGQTGQQLLLGAYSSLMKEVGRGKVQMLTRREMVDLVMVDGRARGIITRNVITGEFEKHAADAVLMCTGGYGNVYYLSTNAMTSNGSAAWKAYKKGAMFANPCFTQIHPTCIPRHGENQSKLTLMSESLRNDGRVWVPKTPGDHRKAAEIPEEERDYYLERKYPSFGNLVPRDVASRNAKEQIDQGKSVRAGEEAVYLDFQAAIERDGEDAIRERYGNLFDMYERITDENPYKVPMRIYPAVHYTMGGLWVDYNLQTTVPGLFALGEANFSDHGANRLGASALMQGLADGYFVAPFTVPNYLASEKLMGNKVGTDHPEFDKALTDSKERFSKLLSINGTRSVESIHKELGQIMWNHVGMARDAKGLQEGIDKIKKLREVFWKDVKVTGTADGINIELEKANRLADFLELGELMARDALERPESCGGHFREESQTDENEALRNDNDFCHAAVWEYTGEASEPIRNVEELDFPNVPLTQRSYK from the coding sequence ATGACTAATATGAATATCAAAAAAATGGATGGAAAAGTTCCAGCTGGTGACGATATCACTAAAGTATGGACTCAACATAAATTTAACATGAAGCTTGTTAACCCTGCCAACAGACGTAAGTTTGAAATTATCGTTGTTGGTTCTGGACTTGCTGGTGCATCTGCTGCTGCAACTCTTGGAGAGCAAGGTTACAATGTTAAGTGTTTCTGCCTTCAAGACTCTGCACGTCGTGCACACTCGATTGCAGCTCAAGGTGGTGTTAACGCTGCTAAGAACTACCCAAATGATGGTGACTCAATCTGGCGTCTATTTTATGACACTGTAAAAGGTGGAGATTACCGTGCACGTGAAGCTAACGTCTATCGCCTAGCTGAAGTTGCAAATAATATTATCGACCAATGTGCGGCCCAAGGTGTTCCTTTTGCTCGTGAATACGGTGGGACTCTTTCCAACCGTTCATTTGGTGGTGCTCAAGTATCACGTACATTCTATGCTCGTGGACAAACTGGTCAACAGCTACTTCTTGGTGCTTACTCTTCTCTAATGAAAGAAGTAGGACGTGGAAAGGTTCAAATGCTAACTCGTCGTGAGATGGTTGACCTAGTTATGGTTGACGGTCGCGCTCGTGGTATTATCACAAGAAACGTAATCACTGGTGAATTCGAAAAGCACGCAGCTGATGCCGTTCTAATGTGTACAGGTGGATACGGAAACGTTTACTACCTATCAACAAACGCAATGACTTCAAATGGTTCAGCAGCTTGGAAAGCTTATAAAAAAGGTGCAATGTTTGCTAACCCATGTTTCACTCAAATTCACCCAACTTGTATTCCAAGACATGGTGAAAACCAGTCGAAACTTACTCTTATGTCAGAGTCTCTAAGAAACGATGGACGTGTTTGGGTTCCAAAGACTCCAGGTGATCACAGAAAAGCAGCTGAGATCCCAGAAGAAGAAAGAGATTACTACCTAGAGAGAAAATATCCTTCATTCGGTAACCTTGTTCCTCGTGACGTTGCTTCAAGAAATGCAAAAGAACAAATTGACCAAGGTAAATCAGTTCGCGCCGGTGAAGAAGCAGTTTACCTAGACTTCCAAGCGGCGATTGAGCGCGATGGTGAAGACGCAATTAGAGAGCGCTACGGTAACCTATTTGATATGTACGAAAGAATTACTGATGAAAACCCATATAAAGTTCCAATGAGAATTTACCCAGCGGTTCACTATACAATGGGTGGTTTATGGGTTGATTATAACCTACAAACAACAGTTCCAGGGCTATTTGCTCTTGGTGAAGCAAACTTCTCAGACCACGGTGCAAACCGTCTAGGTGCATCTGCACTAATGCAAGGTCTAGCAGATGGATACTTTGTTGCTCCATTTACAGTTCCTAACTACCTAGCAAGTGAAAAACTTATGGGTAATAAAGTTGGAACTGATCACCCAGAATTTGACAAGGCACTTACTGATTCAAAAGAAAGATTCTCTAAGTTACTTTCAATCAATGGAACAAGATCAGTTGAGTCAATTCACAAGGAACTTGGGCAAATCATGTGGAACCATGTTGGTATGGCAAGAGATGCAAAAGGTCTTCAAGAAGGGATTGATAAAATTAAAAAACTTCGTGAAGTGTTCTGGAAAGACGTTAAGGTTACAGGAACAGCAGATGGAATTAATATCGAGCTTGAAAAAGCTAACCGTCTTGCAGACTTCCTAGAGCTTGGTGAGCTAATGGCACGCGACGCTCTTGAAAGACCAGAATCATGTGGTGGTCACTTCAGAGAAGAGTCTCAAACAGATGAGAACGAGGCCCTAAGAAATGACAATGACTTCTGTCACGCAGCTGTATGGGAATACACTGGTGAAGCTAGTGAGCCAATTAGAAACGTGGAAGAACTAGACTTCCCTAACGTTCCACTAACACAAAGAAGTTACAAATAA
- a CDS encoding tRNA-dihydrouridine synthase family protein — protein sequence MQPISPSWQKFNDLIEFKALLAPMVGLSHVALREALRPYFPSEMKTLWATEMLNSRRLPDQVLGETPETFKSEFDYGLYPQILCNEERYIEKAIPKLEQWGAKAIDINMGCPVKKALKHNYGVSLMGDTKYAAEVVEMVKRHATVPVSVKLRAGHQNDKNFLIDFCSALKEAGADWLILHPRLAAQKRKGVADWEQIKFLQESIDLPIIGNGDIQDHGDIFQMLNETGCQAVMLGRSLTAKPWLITQFAAQQGYELNEFQKQFLSEDPYLHASYYGEFVKAYVNACFKYFDKKAALKRIRFFLKVGHVWLNFGHSFTKKLFALETPQEYSDAIDLYMNNSSLKISQRTNLRY from the coding sequence GTGCAACCTATCTCGCCTTCTTGGCAAAAATTTAACGATTTAATTGAATTTAAGGCACTGCTTGCGCCAATGGTTGGACTTTCCCATGTTGCACTAAGAGAAGCTCTAAGGCCTTATTTCCCGAGTGAAATGAAAACTTTGTGGGCCACTGAGATGTTAAACTCAAGAAGACTTCCCGATCAAGTACTTGGTGAAACACCTGAGACATTCAAAAGTGAATTTGACTATGGGCTCTACCCGCAAATCCTATGCAACGAGGAAAGATATATTGAAAAGGCCATTCCTAAGCTTGAACAATGGGGTGCAAAGGCCATTGATATTAATATGGGCTGTCCTGTAAAAAAGGCCCTTAAACATAACTACGGCGTTTCTCTAATGGGAGACACAAAGTATGCCGCCGAAGTTGTGGAGATGGTTAAAAGACACGCAACAGTTCCTGTTTCAGTTAAGCTTAGGGCCGGTCATCAAAATGATAAGAACTTTCTTATCGATTTCTGTAGTGCCCTAAAAGAAGCAGGTGCAGACTGGCTAATCTTACACCCAAGGCTTGCAGCTCAAAAAAGAAAAGGTGTTGCAGACTGGGAGCAAATTAAATTCTTACAAGAGAGCATTGATCTTCCAATAATTGGTAATGGTGACATTCAAGATCACGGCGATATTTTTCAAATGCTTAATGAAACTGGTTGCCAGGCCGTTATGCTAGGTCGCTCTTTAACAGCAAAACCTTGGCTAATTACACAGTTTGCGGCCCAACAAGGATATGAGCTTAATGAGTTTCAAAAACAATTTCTAAGTGAAGACCCTTACCTGCACGCGAGCTACTATGGTGAGTTTGTTAAAGCCTATGTTAATGCTTGCTTTAAATACTTTGATAAGAAAGCGGCCCTTAAGCGTATCCGCTTCTTTTTAAAAGTTGGTCATGTGTGGCTTAATTTCGGTCATAGCTTTACAAAGAAACTCTTTGCGCTAGAGACGCCGCAAGAATATAGCGATGCCATTGATCTTTATATGAACAACTCTTCGTTAAAAATTTCCCAAAGAACTAATCTACGATACTAG